From the genome of Candidatus Saccharimonadales bacterium, one region includes:
- a CDS encoding CTP synthase — translation MEKTINMGQKEKYIFVTGGVLSGVGKGITAASIGAVLQAKGARVSIQKCDPYLNVDAGLLNPAEHGECFVTKDGAETDLDLGHYERFLDLELTQKNATLSGRLLLDLIEEERAGKLGGKTVQLVPHLTGAIQRAILEAGEGSDIHIVEIGGTVGDYEALSYIEAIREFSQRVSRQNCLFVHVVYVPFIRTSKEFKTKPAQNALNDLRGFGITPDCVVVRTDDPAPAGVAAKISLFGGVPEENVLLMPNVDTVYRIPMAIAKSGLSAILSEFSGFTKEPDFSAWQKIIQAQSIESPPVTVGLVAKYMDNEDTYLSVVEALRAAGWAEGARVRVAWINAETATDDDFAVVDALLVPGGFGARGIDGKIAAARYALDNDVPYLGICLGLQVAVIAAARKAGLRTAHSTEFASTNHDVVYIMEGQAGKESTGGTLRLGNYEAKLQPNSKVAQAYGKTTVIERHRHRYEVNQTFLAEIKRGGLIVSGTSPDGKLVEYVEAPGNSYFVATQAHPEFRSRPGNAHSLFKGLVAAGLSSSKIAQPTQTALIDK, via the coding sequence ATGGAGAAAACAATCAACATGGGGCAAAAAGAAAAATATATATTTGTAACTGGGGGTGTACTCTCGGGGGTAGGTAAAGGGATAACCGCAGCCAGCATAGGTGCCGTCTTGCAGGCTAAAGGTGCCCGCGTCTCGATTCAAAAGTGTGACCCGTATCTCAATGTAGATGCGGGCCTTTTGAATCCTGCGGAGCATGGAGAGTGTTTTGTGACCAAAGATGGTGCGGAAACGGATCTTGACCTTGGTCACTATGAGCGCTTTTTGGATCTGGAGTTGACTCAGAAAAACGCAACGCTTTCCGGCCGTCTTCTACTTGACCTTATTGAGGAAGAACGAGCAGGGAAGTTAGGTGGCAAAACAGTGCAGCTTGTACCACATCTAACGGGAGCAATTCAGCGGGCGATCCTGGAGGCGGGCGAGGGAAGCGACATCCACATCGTTGAAATTGGTGGAACGGTGGGCGACTACGAGGCTTTGAGTTATATTGAAGCTATTCGTGAATTTTCTCAGCGTGTTAGTAGGCAAAACTGTTTGTTTGTTCATGTAGTGTATGTGCCCTTTATTCGTACGAGTAAAGAGTTTAAAACCAAGCCTGCGCAAAACGCACTCAACGATTTGAGAGGGTTTGGTATCACACCAGATTGTGTCGTGGTGCGTACGGATGATCCTGCGCCGGCCGGCGTGGCCGCTAAAATAAGCTTATTCGGTGGGGTGCCTGAGGAGAATGTCTTGTTGATGCCAAATGTCGACACGGTATATCGCATACCAATGGCAATAGCTAAAAGCGGTCTTAGCGCAATTCTTTCGGAGTTTTCGGGCTTTACTAAAGAACCTGACTTTTCGGCGTGGCAAAAAATTATACAAGCGCAATCTATTGAATCCCCTCCGGTGACCGTAGGGTTGGTGGCGAAGTATATGGATAACGAAGATACCTATCTCTCCGTAGTTGAGGCTTTACGGGCGGCAGGATGGGCAGAAGGGGCACGAGTACGGGTGGCATGGATTAATGCCGAAACGGCGACAGATGATGACTTTGCTGTCGTTGACGCACTGCTTGTACCTGGTGGTTTTGGTGCGCGAGGTATAGATGGCAAAATCGCCGCAGCACGCTACGCGCTCGATAACGACGTTCCTTATTTGGGGATTTGCCTTGGTCTTCAGGTTGCCGTCATCGCTGCTGCCAGGAAGGCGGGACTCCGAACGGCTCATAGCACAGAATTTGCTTCAACCAATCATGACGTCGTGTATATTATGGAGGGTCAGGCTGGAAAAGAGTCAACAGGTGGTACTCTTCGACTGGGTAATTACGAGGCTAAGCTTCAGCCAAATTCAAAGGTAGCGCAGGCTTATGGCAAAACTACAGTGATCGAACGGCATAGGCATCGTTATGAAGTAAATCAGACATTTCTAGCTGAAATTAAGAGAGGGGGTTTGATCGTTTCCGGAACTTCACCTGATGGCAAGTTAGTAGAGTACGTTGAGGCGCCGGGTAATAGTTACTTTGTTGCGACTCAGGCACATCCGGAATTTCGTAGTCGTCCGGGGAATGCACACTCGTTATTTAAGGGACTGGTCGCAGCAGGCCTTTCTTCGTCCAAAATTGCTCAACCCACGCAAACAGCATTAATTGACAAATAG
- a CDS encoding class IV adenylate cyclase, with amino-acid sequence MKTETEVKFLNVNFDELRERLKAAGATLEQPMRLMRRVIIEPPELEAKDAFIRVRDEGDKVTLTYKQFHDHTAISGVEELEVTVSDFDGMVEILRLAGLTHKSFQESRRETWRLGDVEVVLDEWPWLDPYIEIEGPNEHEVKRIADLLGFEWEQAVFGSTTAAYQHQYPDGEARQLVNIPRIVFGEPVPDIISGKNKK; translated from the coding sequence ATGAAAACCGAGACCGAAGTGAAATTCCTTAACGTTAATTTTGACGAGCTCCGGGAACGGTTAAAGGCTGCTGGTGCCACATTAGAACAACCTATGCGGTTGATGCGCCGTGTGATTATCGAACCTCCTGAACTGGAGGCAAAAGATGCGTTCATCCGTGTCCGTGATGAAGGCGACAAGGTGACGCTGACATACAAACAATTTCATGATCACACGGCAATTTCAGGTGTAGAAGAGTTAGAGGTTACTGTAAGCGACTTTGATGGCATGGTAGAAATCCTTCGGCTTGCCGGGTTAACTCACAAATCTTTCCAGGAGTCACGCCGCGAAACGTGGCGACTTGGCGATGTTGAAGTGGTACTGGATGAATGGCCGTGGCTCGACCCGTATATCGAGATTGAAGGTCCGAACGAACATGAGGTAAAACGTATAGCGGATCTTCTTGGCTTTGAGTGGGAGCAGGCTGTATTCGGTTCGACGACGGCTGCGTATCAGCATCAGTATCCTGATGGAGAAGCTCGTCAATTAGTAAATATTCCCCGCATCGTGTTTGGCGAGCCGGTTCCGGACATCATTAGTGGAAAGAATAAAAAGTGA
- the argS gene encoding arginine--tRNA ligase: MEEKVRTIIFELFGVQQEVVLTRPDAQFGDYATNVALQLAGKLGKNPKEIAETIAAKLKESRAFAEVNVAGPGFINIRLSAEEIFRAALHTSIESPVKRILLEYSCPNPFKEIHTGHMYQTFLGDALGRMYEHAGTEVYRANFGGDVGLHVGKAMWGLIQELGGEHPEKLEGIAEDGRSLWLGKAYVAGSRAYEEDEAAKLEIMALNKKVYQLHANSDTTSNFARIYWICREWSYDYFKAFYAKINAEPFNKFYPESTTSMLGLELVEGNIGDVFKESNEAIILPEEISGLHTRVFVTSQGLPTYETKDLGVIQLETQDFSYDKRIIMTGNDQSEYMKVVFAALKLIDPELGAKQMHIANGTVRFGDGKKMSSRLGNVARAVDVLNVASEAVQAHDEKTRQQIALGALKYSLLKNRIGGDIAFDLEQSVSLEGNSGPYLQYAAVRAASILTKATTEEVIKTANELDEYERALAWQLGQWGETITQSLADSSPHHVCSYLYALSQSFNRFYEHSRVIGDEREVLRMTLVRRYHKVLKEGLGLLGIEVPEKM; this comes from the coding sequence ATGGAAGAAAAAGTCCGCACGATTATCTTTGAACTTTTTGGTGTACAGCAAGAAGTTGTTTTAACGCGTCCCGATGCGCAATTTGGTGACTACGCCACTAATGTCGCCTTGCAACTTGCCGGAAAATTAGGGAAGAATCCCAAGGAAATTGCCGAAACAATCGCGGCAAAGCTGAAGGAAAGTAGAGCGTTTGCCGAAGTCAATGTTGCCGGTCCAGGGTTTATAAATATTCGTCTTTCGGCAGAGGAGATTTTTCGAGCAGCACTTCACACATCGATTGAATCCCCTGTAAAACGTATCCTTCTTGAGTATTCTTGCCCAAACCCTTTTAAGGAGATTCACACAGGGCACATGTACCAGACTTTTCTGGGCGATGCTTTGGGAAGAATGTACGAACATGCTGGTACCGAAGTGTACCGAGCAAATTTTGGTGGCGACGTAGGGCTCCACGTAGGGAAAGCGATGTGGGGCTTAATTCAAGAGCTTGGTGGCGAGCATCCAGAGAAATTAGAAGGTATTGCAGAGGATGGTCGTTCGCTTTGGCTTGGTAAAGCATACGTTGCAGGATCGCGCGCCTACGAAGAAGACGAGGCGGCAAAACTTGAAATTATGGCCCTGAACAAAAAAGTGTATCAGCTCCATGCAAACAGTGACACGACTTCGAATTTCGCGCGTATTTATTGGATATGTCGTGAGTGGAGCTATGATTATTTCAAGGCGTTTTATGCAAAAATTAACGCAGAACCCTTCAACAAGTTCTACCCTGAAAGCACGACTTCTATGCTAGGACTTGAGCTGGTTGAGGGCAACATAGGTGATGTATTTAAGGAAAGTAACGAAGCAATTATTCTTCCTGAAGAAATTTCGGGCCTTCATACGCGCGTATTCGTGACGTCTCAGGGGCTGCCTACCTACGAAACGAAGGACCTGGGTGTTATCCAGCTAGAAACCCAAGATTTTAGTTACGATAAGCGTATTATCATGACAGGAAACGACCAGTCGGAGTATATGAAGGTCGTGTTTGCGGCTTTGAAGCTGATTGATCCCGAACTTGGCGCCAAACAAATGCATATTGCAAACGGAACGGTACGATTTGGTGACGGTAAAAAAATGAGTTCACGGCTTGGTAACGTAGCCAGGGCCGTAGATGTTCTAAATGTAGCCAGCGAAGCGGTGCAGGCACATGATGAAAAAACTCGCCAGCAGATTGCGCTCGGTGCTTTAAAATATTCGCTTTTGAAAAACCGTATCGGTGGTGATATCGCCTTTGATCTTGAGCAGTCCGTGAGTCTTGAAGGAAACAGCGGTCCGTATCTTCAGTATGCTGCGGTTCGTGCCGCGAGTATTCTTACCAAAGCGACAACCGAGGAGGTGATAAAAACGGCAAATGAACTTGATGAATATGAGCGTGCTCTTGCTTGGCAGTTGGGGCAGTGGGGCGAGACCATTACCCAAAGCTTAGCCGATAGTTCGCCTCATCATGTTTGTAGTTACCTCTATGCACTCTCGCAGAGCTTCAATAGGTTTTACGAACACAGCCGTGTAATTGGTGATGAGCGCGAAGTACTTCGAATGACATTAGTACGCCGCTACCACAAAGTGTTAAAAGAAGGACTTGGCCTGCTCGGTATCGAAGTTCCTGAAAAGATGTAA
- a CDS encoding serine hydrolase — MTTPVIPITADDSSSYNSQGHHQDASWYAKRLILKLQLARQVKENEQKGIDTSVIVYDMTDKKPVYSHNTDYVHWAASDSKLFVTSLLLEDLRAGKITLNTQLSWTASDRRAGAGIYDSDSSPLTATVQDALFDMLNRSGNTAVRAIVNKALGGAEAVNQRYLTEYPELKVTKLEPVAGTDKFLLGYTTASEIDFIIQKLASNYDSYTAFVKNALATNIFDDYGPRSQVKDKENILVIDKQGQLNDPEGNNRHDVGIIENKKTGHMLRYVLMTTNYEQPAGPITNEATTSLQAFGRDMLRFEGDRAPKPQEQQNQLKVQDAPEVENGRLVF, encoded by the coding sequence ATGACCACCCCAGTAATACCTATAACGGCGGACGATTCGTCGTCTTACAATTCACAAGGACACCACCAAGATGCTTCTTGGTACGCGAAGCGTCTGATATTAAAACTACAGCTTGCGCGGCAAGTTAAAGAAAACGAGCAAAAAGGCATCGATACAAGCGTGATCGTCTATGACATGACTGATAAGAAGCCTGTTTATTCGCATAATACCGATTATGTACACTGGGCTGCCAGCGACAGCAAATTATTTGTAACCTCATTATTACTTGAAGATCTTCGAGCGGGTAAAATCACACTCAATACGCAACTTAGTTGGACGGCGAGTGATCGCCGGGCAGGCGCCGGTATATACGATTCGGACAGCTCGCCACTAACAGCAACAGTACAAGATGCTCTTTTTGATATGTTAAACCGCTCCGGTAACACGGCGGTCCGCGCCATCGTTAACAAGGCCTTGGGCGGAGCAGAAGCGGTGAATCAGCGCTATCTCACAGAGTATCCTGAGTTAAAAGTGACCAAGCTGGAGCCAGTCGCAGGAACGGATAAATTCTTGCTTGGTTACACTACGGCTTCAGAAATAGACTTTATTATCCAAAAGCTTGCGAGCAATTACGATTCTTACACGGCATTCGTTAAAAATGCCTTGGCTACGAATATCTTCGACGATTACGGTCCGCGCAGCCAAGTCAAAGACAAAGAGAACATCTTGGTTATTGATAAACAAGGCCAGCTTAACGATCCTGAGGGGAATAACCGCCATGATGTCGGAATTATCGAAAACAAGAAAACTGGTCATATGCTGCGCTATGTTCTCATGACCACTAATTATGAGCAGCCTGCTGGGCCTATCACCAATGAAGCGACTACATCACTTCAGGCATTTGGCCGCGATATGCTCCGTTTTGAAGGTGATCGCGCACCAAAGCCTCAAGAGCAGCAGAATCAGCTGAAAGTTCAAGACGCACCAGAAGTTGAAAACGGCCGACTAGTTTTTTAA
- a CDS encoding MmcQ/YjbR family DNA-binding protein: MTHKELESYLLEFPNTWLDFPFGEGISVYKVGHKETDQGKLFAIIADDSKPLRVSLKCDPVLAEHLREKYESVLPGYHLNKKHWNTIICSGQLNDDEIKDLARLSYNLVTGTV; this comes from the coding sequence ATGACGCATAAAGAACTCGAGTCGTACCTACTGGAGTTTCCCAACACATGGTTGGATTTTCCCTTTGGCGAGGGAATATCCGTATATAAGGTTGGCCACAAAGAAACCGACCAGGGGAAGCTTTTTGCAATCATTGCCGACGATAGCAAGCCGCTTCGGGTGAGCCTAAAATGCGATCCGGTACTGGCTGAGCATCTTCGTGAAAAATACGAGTCGGTGCTGCCCGGATATCATTTGAATAAAAAGCACTGGAACACGATCATTTGCAGTGGCCAACTAAATGATGATGAGATCAAAGACTTGGCTCGCCTGAGCTACAATTTGGTGACAGGTACCGTTTAA
- a CDS encoding MscL family protein: protein MAQQKQATKTTKPTSRTAALRARGTKHVDGFFDFIRTQGVVGLAVGLVIGGAVSVLVKSLIDNLVMPPLGFILGSADGLKGLSVNLGRTIEGKDAVLHYGTFLNDLINFLVIALTIYLVVHLFGFDKLDKKKE from the coding sequence ATGGCACAACAAAAGCAAGCAACAAAAACCACTAAACCGACTTCACGAACTGCCGCACTTCGTGCGCGGGGTACCAAGCATGTGGATGGCTTCTTTGATTTTATTCGCACTCAAGGTGTCGTTGGTTTAGCGGTGGGGCTGGTGATAGGTGGTGCGGTTTCGGTACTTGTGAAATCGCTTATTGATAATTTAGTTATGCCGCCGCTTGGATTTATTTTGGGGTCGGCTGATGGACTGAAGGGACTTTCGGTGAATTTGGGAAGAACTATCGAGGGCAAGGATGCAGTGCTTCATTATGGGACATTTCTCAATGACCTCATTAATTTTCTTGTAATTGCGCTGACGATTTATCTAGTGGTTCACTTATTTGGATTTGACAAGCTCGATAAGAAAAAGGAGTAG
- the msrB gene encoding peptide-methionine (R)-S-oxide reductase MsrB encodes MQKTNDEWRKVLTPEQFAVLREKATEAPFSGEYDGLYADGVYACAACGQVLFDSTTKFDARCGWPSFYDAKPGSVEFHMDDTLDMSRTEVTCNNCGGHLGHVFEGEGFSNPTDKRYCINSLSLTFTPDKK; translated from the coding sequence ATGCAAAAAACGAACGACGAATGGCGAAAAGTATTAACGCCTGAACAGTTTGCCGTACTCCGAGAAAAGGCTACAGAAGCGCCATTCAGTGGTGAATACGATGGGCTGTATGCCGATGGCGTGTATGCTTGTGCGGCTTGCGGCCAAGTGCTGTTTGACAGTACGACGAAATTTGATGCACGGTGTGGGTGGCCAAGCTTTTACGATGCGAAACCTGGAAGTGTTGAATTTCATATGGATGATACATTGGATATGTCGCGTACGGAGGTAACTTGTAACAATTGCGGCGGTCATCTAGGACACGTATTTGAAGGCGAGGGCTTCAGTAATCCGACCGATAAGCGCTATTGTATCAATTCGCTTAGCCTTACATTTACTCCAGATAAGAAATAA
- a CDS encoding Nramp family divalent metal transporter, with amino-acid sequence MSAPKSLSEVHRSITIPDKASFLKKMFAFSGPGYLVAVGYMDPGNWATDLAGGSRFGYALLFVILISSIFAMFLQHLTVKLGVVTGKDLAQICRENLPSWVTKFLWAMAEIMIIACDLAEVIGTAIALELLFHIPLPIGVIITALDVLLLLFLQKKGFRWLEALVITLIITVVVCFGLEMLFSQPAIAPLLQGFVPSTELFTNQEMLFIAVGILGATVMPHNLYLHSAVVQTRAHGLHKKGRREAIKFGTIDSTIALSIAFFVNAAILILSAATFYSKGYNDVAEIDQAYQLLAPLLGVGAASILFAVALLASGQNSTVTATLAGQIILEGFLKVKLKPWLRRLITRSLAIIPAVCIAILFGGSGLSQLLIFSQIVLSIQLPFAVLPLIYFTSSKKYMGSFVNKPWMKATVFSIAFVITGLNMWLVRNAIGGL; translated from the coding sequence GTGAGCGCACCAAAAAGCTTAAGCGAGGTCCATCGTTCAATCACAATTCCTGATAAGGCCTCGTTTTTAAAAAAGATGTTCGCGTTTTCTGGGCCGGGCTATCTTGTGGCCGTTGGTTATATGGATCCGGGCAACTGGGCAACCGATCTTGCTGGTGGGTCGCGGTTCGGGTACGCGCTGCTCTTCGTTATTTTGATTTCAAGTATTTTTGCGATGTTTTTGCAGCATCTTACCGTAAAGCTCGGTGTGGTGACAGGCAAGGACCTGGCGCAGATTTGCCGGGAGAACCTTCCTAGCTGGGTAACAAAGTTTTTGTGGGCTATGGCCGAAATCATGATTATTGCTTGTGATTTAGCAGAAGTGATCGGTACAGCGATTGCGTTAGAGCTTCTTTTTCATATTCCACTTCCGATCGGTGTGATTATTACGGCACTCGATGTCCTCCTGCTATTATTTTTGCAAAAGAAAGGCTTTCGCTGGCTTGAGGCGTTGGTTATTACGCTCATTATCACCGTCGTCGTCTGCTTCGGGCTTGAGATGCTGTTTTCGCAACCGGCTATAGCACCGCTGCTTCAAGGGTTTGTACCATCGACAGAGTTGTTTACTAATCAGGAAATGCTCTTTATTGCGGTAGGAATATTAGGTGCGACGGTTATGCCGCACAACTTATATTTGCATTCGGCCGTTGTGCAAACGCGGGCACACGGACTCCATAAGAAAGGAAGGAGAGAGGCGATCAAGTTTGGCACAATCGACTCGACGATCGCGCTTTCAATCGCGTTTTTTGTGAACGCGGCGATTCTTATTCTTTCTGCCGCGACATTTTATTCCAAGGGATATAACGACGTAGCCGAGATCGACCAAGCTTATCAGTTACTTGCGCCACTACTTGGTGTAGGAGCGGCCAGTATCCTCTTTGCGGTTGCACTGCTTGCCTCGGGACAAAACTCAACGGTTACCGCAACGCTTGCCGGACAGATTATTCTGGAAGGATTTTTAAAAGTAAAACTGAAGCCATGGTTGCGCCGCTTGATCACGCGGTCACTTGCGATCATTCCAGCGGTCTGTATTGCGATTTTATTCGGCGGATCTGGCTTATCCCAGCTTCTTATATTCAGTCAGATCGTTCTGAGTATTCAGCTGCCATTTGCTGTACTGCCATTGATTTACTTTACGAGCAGTAAAAAATATATGGGAAGCTTTGTGAATAAGCCCTGGATGAAAGCGACCGTTTTCTCGATTGCTTTTGTAATTACCGGATTAAATATGTGGCTTGTGAGAAACGCTATAGGAGGATTATAA
- a CDS encoding glucose-6-phosphate dehydrogenase, with protein MKTKLLIFGISGDLSRRKLLPALQSIIRHDQFSDMEIIGVSRGGLDLDELLGNTPELQERTSLFSMDMATLTEYDRLRKHIALKPEEQLLIYLSVPPVATRQIVSLLGEAELNTSNTKLLLEKPFGVDLASAKAMKEHVDSYFDDARVYRIDHYLAKEMAQNIAAFRAGNALFSHIWNNQAITDIEVIASEKIGIEGRGQFYEQTGALRDVLQGHLMQLLALVLMEIPGSLDWNDIPKKRLEALSQLRGANPSLAVRAQYEGYAKEVNNPGSLTETFVSVELASDNPLWRGVPLRLVTGKALETKITEIRINFKKTHDAQANRLVLRIQPNEGVEIELSAKKPGYEREFEPRHLAFSYPKDAILPDAYEQVLVDAIRSHKSLFTSSGEVLASWQVLQPVLDAWEMENTPLLVYPKEASIAAILSQSQG; from the coding sequence ATGAAGACGAAGCTGTTGATTTTTGGTATATCGGGTGACCTTTCGCGGCGCAAATTGCTTCCGGCGCTTCAATCGATCATTCGCCACGATCAGTTTTCGGATATGGAAATCATCGGTGTTTCCAGGGGCGGACTTGATCTCGATGAGTTACTCGGGAACACGCCAGAGTTACAAGAGCGAACCTCACTTTTTTCTATGGATATGGCTACACTGACCGAGTATGACCGCCTGCGCAAACATATAGCACTTAAGCCCGAAGAGCAACTCCTTATTTATCTTTCTGTTCCACCAGTGGCTACGCGCCAAATCGTATCGCTACTGGGTGAAGCGGAGTTGAATACATCAAATACGAAACTCTTGCTTGAAAAGCCTTTCGGTGTTGACTTGGCCTCGGCTAAGGCTATGAAAGAACACGTGGATAGTTATTTTGATGATGCCCGGGTGTACCGGATCGACCACTATCTGGCTAAAGAAATGGCTCAAAATATCGCAGCATTCAGGGCAGGAAACGCGTTGTTTAGTCATATATGGAACAACCAGGCGATTACCGACATTGAAGTGATTGCCAGCGAGAAAATAGGTATTGAGGGAAGAGGGCAGTTTTACGAGCAAACCGGAGCACTTCGCGACGTACTCCAGGGGCACTTGATGCAGCTGCTGGCGCTGGTATTGATGGAAATTCCCGGCAGTCTCGACTGGAATGATATTCCAAAAAAACGCCTTGAAGCGCTGAGCCAGCTTCGTGGCGCCAATCCCTCACTTGCTGTTCGCGCCCAATATGAGGGGTACGCCAAAGAGGTAAATAACCCGGGTAGCCTTACAGAAACGTTTGTCAGTGTGGAATTAGCTTCGGACAATCCTCTTTGGAGGGGGGTACCTTTACGGCTCGTAACGGGCAAGGCTTTAGAAACTAAGATAACGGAAATTCGAATCAATTTTAAGAAGACCCACGATGCCCAAGCGAATCGTCTTGTGCTGCGGATTCAGCCGAATGAAGGTGTTGAGATCGAGCTTTCCGCTAAAAAACCAGGCTATGAGCGCGAGTTCGAACCGCGTCATCTCGCCTTTTCGTATCCAAAAGATGCGATTTTGCCCGATGCCTACGAACAAGTTCTTGTTGACGCCATCCGCTCTCATAAAAGTTTGTTCACAAGTAGCGGGGAGGTTTTAGCGAGCTGGCAGGTTTTACAACCCGTTTTGGATGCGTGGGAAATGGAAAATACACCACTTCTGGTTTATCCTAAGGAGGCCTCTATAGCGGCTATTTTAAGCCAAAGTCAAGGCTAA
- the orn gene encoding oligoribonuclease, which translates to MTKKATILWLDLEMTGLDASNDLILEVAAIATDWEFNEVAIYEGIIKNQDMTLQERLAANSIFWDANPEARDGLLKQNQHGKDLSEVEDDLLEFIDTHFKKDVPVLLGGNSIHMDRRFIVAQWPRLDARLHYRMLDVSAWKVVFEGKYKKKFAKPEEHRALGDIRGSIMELEYYLGKVKI; encoded by the coding sequence ATGACTAAAAAAGCAACAATTTTATGGCTCGATTTGGAAATGACTGGGCTTGATGCTAGCAATGATCTTATTTTAGAAGTTGCGGCGATTGCCACTGATTGGGAATTTAATGAGGTAGCCATATACGAGGGTATCATCAAAAATCAAGACATGACGCTCCAGGAGCGGCTTGCGGCTAACAGTATTTTTTGGGATGCTAACCCTGAAGCTCGCGACGGACTTTTAAAACAAAATCAACACGGCAAGGACTTGAGTGAGGTTGAGGACGATCTTTTGGAGTTTATCGATACTCATTTTAAAAAAGATGTGCCCGTGCTGCTTGGTGGCAACTCTATCCATATGGATAGACGGTTTATCGTTGCGCAGTGGCCTCGTCTTGACGCGCGGTTGCATTACCGCATGCTCGATGTGAGTGCCTGGAAAGTAGTATTTGAAGGCAAATACAAAAAAAAGTTTGCCAAGCCTGAAGAACACCGTGCGCTCGGTGATATCCGCGGGAGTATCATGGAATTGGAGTATTATCTAGGAAAGGTAAAGATATGA